The region GTCTTTTCTAATAGATTCAAAAATAGTCATGGTTTTATATTTGATGGTTAATAAAGATGTAGTTTTATCTAATAATTTTTTTGACAAGCATCATCAATCCTAATTTTGTAAACATTTTAAATCCAGTTTGTAACCAATGTGAAGGCTGTAAAGCATCCCTAAAATCTTCTTTAATTATCTTTAATTCCTCCCATGCAATTTGCTTTTCGAGGCTTAACCTTCTAATATCTCTTTCTATGTCTTCCTGTGTATTGTATTGCTTCATAATTAATCAAAAAAGGATTTAGAAATGGTTCTAATTACGGTATTATTTATTTGCTTACGCAGTAAATAAATAATTAAAGAAATTATAAAAAATAAGGCGCCTACAATTACAAAGCCTAATGCAAAACTGTCAAGATTATTTCCTATAGCTATTGCAGAGGATATTGCTAAAAAAACTAATCCAATAAGCATCAGTCCACCAATTAAAAGTGCTTTAAGCATTAGACTTAAAGAGCTTGTTAATTGTTGAAAAATTTTAAGCTTGTAATACTCGTGCGATTTTTTTAAAAAAGCTTCGCCTTTATCAACTGCTTGGCTAGAGGTGTCGTTTAATGATTCAAAGACGCTCATTATTATTTTTGTAGTTTTTTATTTCTAGCCTTTAAATCTTTTAATTTTTTTTCTAAAGTAGTAATAACATCGTCAGCTTTATAACTAGCACTGGATACAATAGTTTCTAGTTGTGAATCTAGATTACTTTTTTGATTAGTTAATGTACTAGCTACTTGATCTTTTAAGTGTACTGCACTATCTGCAATTTTATCTTTTGTAGCAATAGCTTCTTCAGTTAATTTTTTTCTAGTATTGCTTCCTTTATCTGGTGCAAATAGTATTCCTAAGGTAGCTCCTATTGCTCCACCTAATAATAGTCCTAATGCTGTATTTGTGCTTTTACTCATGTTTTAATTTTTTTATGGTTAATAATTAAATAAATGAGCTTTCATTATAATATTGAAAGCTCAAT is a window of Olleya sp. YS DNA encoding:
- a CDS encoding YtxH domain-containing protein; this encodes MSKSTNTALGLLLGGAIGATLGILFAPDKGSNTRKKLTEEAIATKDKIADSAVHLKDQVASTLTNQKSNLDSQLETIVSSASYKADDVITTLEKKLKDLKARNKKLQK